The Paenibacillus uliginis N3/975 genome has a window encoding:
- a CDS encoding ABC transporter ATP-binding protein, with the protein MAKIIQTKNLSKSYGKTQVLKNIDLTIEQGEFTAIMGPSGSGKTTLLNTLGAIDAFNGGDVWIEGKSLLDLKKKAIREFRQKRMGFLFQDYNLLDTLTVKENILLPLSLQKTPVTEMEQRLAKLIEALNIESILHQYPSEISGGQKQRTAAARAIITNPAIVFADEPTGALDSRSATQLLEQIQLLNQTFKTTVLMITHDPYAASYCQRVIFLRDGKIVNEMFKGEQSEKEFFDRILTIQSAIGGDRQ; encoded by the coding sequence ATGGCTAAAATTATACAAACAAAGAACTTATCGAAATCTTACGGAAAAACACAAGTCTTAAAAAATATTGATTTGACAATTGAACAAGGGGAATTCACTGCGATTATGGGGCCATCCGGCTCCGGGAAAACGACCTTATTGAATACCCTCGGGGCGATTGACGCCTTTAACGGAGGGGATGTTTGGATCGAGGGAAAATCGCTGTTAGATTTAAAGAAGAAAGCCATACGAGAATTCCGCCAAAAACGAATGGGATTTCTTTTTCAGGATTATAACTTGCTGGATACATTAACGGTGAAAGAAAATATTCTGCTACCGCTTTCGCTGCAAAAAACACCTGTCACGGAAATGGAGCAGCGATTAGCGAAATTGATTGAAGCGTTAAATATTGAATCGATCTTGCATCAATATCCGTCTGAAATTTCAGGCGGCCAGAAGCAGCGCACGGCTGCAGCGCGGGCGATCATTACGAATCCGGCGATTGTGTTTGCCGATGAGCCGACGGGTGCGCTTGATTCCCGGTCCGCCACCCAGCTACTAGAACAAATTCAATTGCTCAATCAAACATTTAAAACCACGGTTCTGATGATTACCCACGATCCGTATGCAGCGAGCTATTGCCAGCGCGTCATTTTTCTCCGTGACGGAAAAATCGTCAATGAAATGTTCAAAGGCGAACAATCGGAAAAAGAATTCTTTGACCGAATCTTGACCATTCAAAGTGCTATTGGGGGCGACCGACAATGA
- a CDS encoding phosphotransferase family protein, translating to MKEGWERKNLPITLNLSELNEIIRPALPGKRVITAERIGTGLSNSNYKIHLEGCVKPYVVRFFRSGKEIADKELAITQLVQQTVPVADFIYVDTSCSRFDKSWAVLEWKEGFLLRDVFRSGTLQDITSAAVSVGRVLANIHSYHFTESGFFGKDLKINHPLMMDGDRFLSFMEQILFHDQCGKWLGKELTQELWSFCKTYGPLLSESSKMPVLVHSDFNGLNILMKYGPTGCSVSSVLDWEEAFSWSRHVDIGNMLRYEEDGSIFEEHFIQAYQEQGAILEDNWKLLSKLEDLVALCDMLNNSTIDTPNRMQDLQRLVARTVQTFG from the coding sequence ATGAAAGAAGGCTGGGAACGAAAAAATCTGCCCATTACTCTTAACCTTTCAGAGTTAAATGAAATCATCAGACCTGCCTTACCGGGTAAAAGGGTAATCACAGCTGAACGAATCGGTACCGGACTCAGTAATTCGAACTACAAAATTCATCTGGAAGGGTGCGTCAAACCTTATGTGGTTCGTTTTTTCAGGAGCGGTAAGGAGATTGCAGACAAAGAGCTTGCTATAACTCAGCTTGTGCAACAAACCGTGCCTGTCGCCGACTTCATATATGTCGATACAAGTTGCAGCAGGTTCGATAAATCTTGGGCAGTGTTGGAGTGGAAGGAGGGCTTCCTATTACGCGATGTGTTCAGAAGCGGAACTCTCCAGGATATTACTTCAGCTGCAGTTTCTGTCGGCAGAGTTCTTGCAAATATACATAGCTACCACTTTACTGAATCAGGTTTTTTCGGCAAGGATTTGAAAATCAACCATCCCTTAATGATGGACGGTGATCGATTTCTCTCATTCATGGAACAAATTCTTTTTCATGACCAATGTGGTAAATGGCTGGGTAAGGAACTCACACAAGAGTTATGGTCTTTTTGCAAAACATATGGCCCTTTATTGTCGGAAAGCAGCAAAATGCCTGTCCTCGTTCATTCGGATTTCAACGGATTAAATATACTGATGAAGTATGGTCCAACCGGGTGCTCGGTATCGTCTGTTCTTGATTGGGAGGAAGCGTTTTCCTGGAGCCGGCACGTTGATATTGGCAACATGCTGCGGTATGAAGAAGATGGTTCAATCTTTGAAGAGCATTTTATTCAAGCTTATCAGGAACAAGGAGCGATTCTTGAAGACAATTGGAAACTTCTCTCCAAGCTTGAAGATCTCGTTGCTTTGTGTGATATGCTGAACAATTCCACCATAGACACCCCAAACCGGATGCAGGATCTTCAGCGCTTGGTCGCAAGAACGGTTCAGACCTTTGGATGA
- a CDS encoding ABC transporter permease translates to MSLLDLSWRNIKRDFRLYSIYFISMLIGVIIHFTFSSLMFNDDILAAIKNKNNFQIGVSITSVVVFLFIIFFILYANSFFMKQRKKEFGMYLLYGMSERQITLMVFLETCFLSAISLVSGILIGGLLSKFFGMLLMNLMQYDEVISFAFPIEAVGSIILLFVVLIGIISIQSYLSVRRVQLVELFHAKAKMDKPLKFSAWLALCSILLLATAFFLITQKGDSVFWKDYTMASMIAVTVGIIGGTYLFFRQFFGWILEKISRGKKYYEGNKMLWISSLRFSIRGNTLNLTLISLFSALIIFLVGFISINYTVQFYSAGREFPNHIAFASQDEHTQKQIEQLIEEDHPITGHERIEGLSAIPVTDRGIAYGAGTDNFMEEFLLFSESQFNDIVSMRGDDGQVNLQEQEAVVLSVPGAKPIKFTESNQPKFTVNLKEETTFNLVEIKDYTLLSKATDSSGDVGLNPSVLIISDEAFERLKQGEALASFDIYQIEDARNSNALSHRVHDLVSKTPGTYYAAFVDLYSIDIETSSLLLFSTAFLAVIALFALGSIIYFKQLREATEEQRQYSILRKIGVDDKEMKRVIRKQLLFVFLPPILLGMLHSWFLLVYPSMEEVKDFPQITSIISAVLILYFAIYTLFYLSSTSVYYKIVTAKNAMS, encoded by the coding sequence ATGAGTTTGCTCGATTTATCATGGCGGAACATTAAACGTGATTTTCGTCTGTATTCGATCTATTTCATTTCCATGCTCATCGGGGTAATTATTCACTTTACGTTTTCATCCCTAATGTTCAACGACGATATTTTAGCGGCTATTAAAAATAAAAATAATTTTCAAATTGGCGTGTCCATCACATCAGTTGTCGTATTCCTGTTCATTATTTTCTTCATCCTTTATGCGAACTCGTTTTTTATGAAACAGCGTAAAAAGGAATTTGGAATGTATTTGCTTTACGGAATGAGCGAACGGCAAATTACCTTGATGGTTTTCCTCGAGACCTGTTTTCTCAGCGCGATTTCACTCGTCAGCGGGATTTTGATCGGCGGGTTGCTGTCCAAGTTCTTCGGTATGCTGCTCATGAATCTGATGCAATACGATGAGGTGATTTCATTTGCCTTCCCGATCGAGGCCGTGGGATCGATCATTCTTTTATTCGTAGTACTAATTGGCATTATTAGTATCCAAAGCTACCTAAGCGTGCGTAGGGTCCAATTGGTGGAATTATTTCATGCAAAAGCAAAAATGGACAAGCCGCTTAAGTTTTCCGCGTGGCTTGCGTTATGTTCCATCCTGTTGTTAGCAACAGCCTTCTTTCTCATTACCCAGAAGGGAGATTCGGTTTTCTGGAAAGATTACACCATGGCTAGCATGATTGCCGTAACAGTCGGAATAATTGGGGGGACATATTTATTTTTTCGTCAATTTTTCGGCTGGATACTGGAAAAGATTAGCCGCGGGAAAAAATATTATGAAGGCAACAAGATGTTATGGATTTCCTCGCTGCGTTTTTCGATTCGTGGAAATACCTTGAATCTTACCTTAATTTCATTATTCAGCGCGTTAATCATTTTCTTAGTCGGGTTCATTTCGATTAACTATACCGTACAATTTTACTCGGCGGGGAGAGAATTTCCGAACCACATTGCGTTTGCGTCGCAGGATGAACACACGCAAAAGCAAATTGAACAACTGATTGAGGAAGATCATCCGATTACTGGGCATGAAAGGATCGAGGGACTATCTGCAATACCGGTTACAGACAGGGGAATCGCTTATGGCGCAGGTACAGATAATTTTATGGAAGAATTCCTTCTGTTCTCCGAGTCGCAATTTAATGACATCGTCAGCATGCGCGGTGATGATGGGCAGGTAAATTTGCAGGAACAAGAAGCGGTTGTCCTTTCAGTTCCAGGAGCCAAACCAATAAAGTTTACGGAAAGCAACCAGCCCAAATTTACAGTAAACCTTAAGGAAGAAACGACATTCAATCTTGTTGAAATAAAAGACTATACATTGCTTAGTAAGGCTACGGACTCAAGCGGCGACGTAGGTTTGAATCCTTCTGTCCTGATCATTTCCGATGAAGCGTTCGAAAGACTAAAGCAAGGGGAAGCCCTTGCCTCGTTCGACATCTATCAAATCGAAGATGCCAGAAATTCTAATGCTTTATCGCATAGAGTTCATGATCTTGTTTCAAAAACGCCGGGAACGTACTACGCTGCGTTTGTCGATCTCTATTCGATTGATATTGAAACTTCATCCTTGCTGCTATTTTCGACTGCCTTCCTTGCAGTTATCGCATTATTTGCCTTAGGAAGCATCATCTATTTCAAACAATTGCGAGAAGCGACGGAAGAACAAAGGCAATATTCGATTTTACGAAAAATCGGAGTCGATGACAAGGAGATGAAAAGGGTCATTCGCAAACAGCTGCTGTTTGTGTTCTTGCCTCCGATTCTCCTCGGTATGCTGCACAGTTGGTTTCTTTTAGTTTATCCAAGCATGGAGGAAGTAAAAGATTTCCCGCAAATCACATCGATTATTTCAGCTGTCCTGATCCTGTATTTTGCCATCTATACTCTGTTTTATTTATCTTCTACGAGTGTTTATTATAAAATTGTTACAGCAAAAAACGCAATGAGCTAG